The following are encoded in a window of Eschrichtius robustus isolate mEscRob2 chromosome 1, mEscRob2.pri, whole genome shotgun sequence genomic DNA:
- the COPS2 gene encoding COP9 signalosome complex subunit 2 isoform X3 produces MVKPWEALLMEYSEDSNSEPNVDLENQYYNSKALKEDDPKAALSSFQKVLELEGEKGEWGFKALKQMIKINFKLTNFPEMMNRYKQLLTYIRSAVTRNYSEKSINSILDYISTSKQNSDFLCQMDLLQEFYETTLEALKDAKNDRLWFKTNTKLGKLYLEREEYGKLQKILRQLHQSCQTDDGEDDLKKGTQLLEIYALEIQMYTAQKNNKKLKALYEQSLHIKSAIPHPLIMGVIRECGGKMHLREGEFEKAHTDFFEAFKNYDESGSPRRTTCLKYLVLANMLMKSGINPFDSQEAKPYKNDPEILAMTNLVSAYQNNDITEFEKILKTNHSNIMDDPFIREHIEELLRNIRTQVLIKLIKPYTRIHIPFISKELNIDVADVESLLVQCILDNTIHGRIDQVNQLLELDHQKRGGARYTALDKWTNQLNSLNQAVVSKLA; encoded by the exons ATGGTCAAGCCTTGGGAAGCATTGTTGATG GAATACTCTGAAGATAGTAACTCTGAGCCAAATGTGGATTTGGAAAATCAGTACTATAATTCCAAAGCATTAAAAGAAGATGACCCAAAAGCAGCATTAAGCAGTTTCCAAAAG gttTTGGAACTTGAAGGTGAAAAAGGAGAATGGGGATTTAAAGCACTGAAACAAATGATTAAGATTAACTTCAAGTTG ACAAACTTTCCAGAAATGATGAACAGATATAAACAACTATTGACCTATATTCGGAGTGCGGTCACAAGAAATTATTCTGAAAAATCCATTAATTCTATTCTTGATTATATCTCCACTTCTAAGCAG AATTCTGATTTTTTATGTCAGATGGATTTACTGCAGGAATTCTATGAAACAACACTGGAAGCTTTGAAAGATGCTAAGAATGACAGACTGTGGTTTAAGACAAATACAAAG ctgGGGAAATTATATTTAGAACGAGAGGAATATGGAAAGCTTCAAAAAATTTTACGCCAGTTACATCAGTCCTGCCAG ACTGATGATGGAGAAGATGACCTGAAAAAAGGCACACAGTTATTAGAAATATATGCTTTGGAAATTCAGATGTACACGGcacagaaaaataacaaaaaacttaAAGCACTCTATGAACAGTCACTTCACATCAAGTCTGCCATCCCTCATCCACTGATCATGGGAGTCATCAGAG aatgtGGAGGTAAAATGCACTTGAGAGAAGGTGAATTTGAAAAGGCACACACTGATTTTTTTGAAGCCTTCAAGAATTATGATGAATCGGGAAGTCCAAGACGAACCACTTGCTTAAAATATTTGGTCTTAGCAAATATGCTAATGAAATCGGGAATAAATCCATTTGACTCACAGGAG gCCAAACCTTACAAaaatgatccagaaattctaGCAATGACGAATTTAGTAAG tgCCTATCAGAATAATGACATCACTGAATTTGAAAAGATTCTAAAaacaaatcacagcaacatcATGGATGATCCTTTCATAAGGGAACACATTGAAG agCTTTTGCGAAACATCAGAACACAAGTGCTTATAAAATTAATTAAGCCTTACACAAGAAtacatattccttttatttctaag GAGTTAAACATAGATGTAGCTGATGTGGAGAGCTTGCTGGTGCAGTGCATATTGGATAA caCTATTCATGGCCGAATTGATCAAGTCAACCAACTCCTTGAATTGGATCATCAGAAGAGGGGTGGTGCCCGATATACTGCACTAGATAAATGGACCAACCAACTAAATTCTCTCAACCAGGCTGTAGTCAGTAAACTGGCTTAA
- the COPS2 gene encoding COP9 signalosome complex subunit 2 isoform X1: MSDMEDDFMCDDEEDYDLEYSEDSNSEPNVDLENQYYNSKALKEDDPKAALSSFQKVLELEGEKGEWGFKALKQMIKINFKLTNFPEMMNRYKQLLTYIRSAVTRNYSEKSINSILDYISTSKQNSDFLCQMDLLQEFYETTLEALKDAKNDRLWFKTNTKLGKLYLEREEYGKLQKILRQLHQSCQTDDGEDDLKKGTQLLEIYALEIQMYTAQKNNKKLKALYEQSLHIKSAIPHPLIMGVIRECGGKMHLREGEFEKAHTDFFEAFKNYDESGSPRRTTCLKYLVLANMLMKSGINPFDSQEAKPYKNDPEILAMTNLVSAYQNNDITEFEKILKTNHSNIMDDPFIREHIEELLRNIRTQVLIKLIKPYTRIHIPFISKELNIDVADVESLLVQCILDNTIHGRIDQVNQLLELDHQKRGGARYTALDKWTNQLNSLNQAVVSKLA, encoded by the exons GAATACTCTGAAGATAGTAACTCTGAGCCAAATGTGGATTTGGAAAATCAGTACTATAATTCCAAAGCATTAAAAGAAGATGACCCAAAAGCAGCATTAAGCAGTTTCCAAAAG gttTTGGAACTTGAAGGTGAAAAAGGAGAATGGGGATTTAAAGCACTGAAACAAATGATTAAGATTAACTTCAAGTTG ACAAACTTTCCAGAAATGATGAACAGATATAAACAACTATTGACCTATATTCGGAGTGCGGTCACAAGAAATTATTCTGAAAAATCCATTAATTCTATTCTTGATTATATCTCCACTTCTAAGCAG AATTCTGATTTTTTATGTCAGATGGATTTACTGCAGGAATTCTATGAAACAACACTGGAAGCTTTGAAAGATGCTAAGAATGACAGACTGTGGTTTAAGACAAATACAAAG ctgGGGAAATTATATTTAGAACGAGAGGAATATGGAAAGCTTCAAAAAATTTTACGCCAGTTACATCAGTCCTGCCAG ACTGATGATGGAGAAGATGACCTGAAAAAAGGCACACAGTTATTAGAAATATATGCTTTGGAAATTCAGATGTACACGGcacagaaaaataacaaaaaacttaAAGCACTCTATGAACAGTCACTTCACATCAAGTCTGCCATCCCTCATCCACTGATCATGGGAGTCATCAGAG aatgtGGAGGTAAAATGCACTTGAGAGAAGGTGAATTTGAAAAGGCACACACTGATTTTTTTGAAGCCTTCAAGAATTATGATGAATCGGGAAGTCCAAGACGAACCACTTGCTTAAAATATTTGGTCTTAGCAAATATGCTAATGAAATCGGGAATAAATCCATTTGACTCACAGGAG gCCAAACCTTACAAaaatgatccagaaattctaGCAATGACGAATTTAGTAAG tgCCTATCAGAATAATGACATCACTGAATTTGAAAAGATTCTAAAaacaaatcacagcaacatcATGGATGATCCTTTCATAAGGGAACACATTGAAG agCTTTTGCGAAACATCAGAACACAAGTGCTTATAAAATTAATTAAGCCTTACACAAGAAtacatattccttttatttctaag GAGTTAAACATAGATGTAGCTGATGTGGAGAGCTTGCTGGTGCAGTGCATATTGGATAA caCTATTCATGGCCGAATTGATCAAGTCAACCAACTCCTTGAATTGGATCATCAGAAGAGGGGTGGTGCCCGATATACTGCACTAGATAAATGGACCAACCAACTAAATTCTCTCAACCAGGCTGTAGTCAGTAAACTGGCTTAA
- the COPS2 gene encoding COP9 signalosome complex subunit 2 isoform X2 has translation MSDMEDDFMCDDEEDYDLEYSEDSNSEPNVDLENQYYNSKALKEDDPKAALSSFQKVLELEGEKGEWGFKALKQMIKINFKLTNFPEMMNRYKQLLTYIRSAVTRNYSEKSINSILDYISTSKQMDLLQEFYETTLEALKDAKNDRLWFKTNTKLGKLYLEREEYGKLQKILRQLHQSCQTDDGEDDLKKGTQLLEIYALEIQMYTAQKNNKKLKALYEQSLHIKSAIPHPLIMGVIRECGGKMHLREGEFEKAHTDFFEAFKNYDESGSPRRTTCLKYLVLANMLMKSGINPFDSQEAKPYKNDPEILAMTNLVSAYQNNDITEFEKILKTNHSNIMDDPFIREHIEELLRNIRTQVLIKLIKPYTRIHIPFISKELNIDVADVESLLVQCILDNTIHGRIDQVNQLLELDHQKRGGARYTALDKWTNQLNSLNQAVVSKLA, from the exons GAATACTCTGAAGATAGTAACTCTGAGCCAAATGTGGATTTGGAAAATCAGTACTATAATTCCAAAGCATTAAAAGAAGATGACCCAAAAGCAGCATTAAGCAGTTTCCAAAAG gttTTGGAACTTGAAGGTGAAAAAGGAGAATGGGGATTTAAAGCACTGAAACAAATGATTAAGATTAACTTCAAGTTG ACAAACTTTCCAGAAATGATGAACAGATATAAACAACTATTGACCTATATTCGGAGTGCGGTCACAAGAAATTATTCTGAAAAATCCATTAATTCTATTCTTGATTATATCTCCACTTCTAAGCAG ATGGATTTACTGCAGGAATTCTATGAAACAACACTGGAAGCTTTGAAAGATGCTAAGAATGACAGACTGTGGTTTAAGACAAATACAAAG ctgGGGAAATTATATTTAGAACGAGAGGAATATGGAAAGCTTCAAAAAATTTTACGCCAGTTACATCAGTCCTGCCAG ACTGATGATGGAGAAGATGACCTGAAAAAAGGCACACAGTTATTAGAAATATATGCTTTGGAAATTCAGATGTACACGGcacagaaaaataacaaaaaacttaAAGCACTCTATGAACAGTCACTTCACATCAAGTCTGCCATCCCTCATCCACTGATCATGGGAGTCATCAGAG aatgtGGAGGTAAAATGCACTTGAGAGAAGGTGAATTTGAAAAGGCACACACTGATTTTTTTGAAGCCTTCAAGAATTATGATGAATCGGGAAGTCCAAGACGAACCACTTGCTTAAAATATTTGGTCTTAGCAAATATGCTAATGAAATCGGGAATAAATCCATTTGACTCACAGGAG gCCAAACCTTACAAaaatgatccagaaattctaGCAATGACGAATTTAGTAAG tgCCTATCAGAATAATGACATCACTGAATTTGAAAAGATTCTAAAaacaaatcacagcaacatcATGGATGATCCTTTCATAAGGGAACACATTGAAG agCTTTTGCGAAACATCAGAACACAAGTGCTTATAAAATTAATTAAGCCTTACACAAGAAtacatattccttttatttctaag GAGTTAAACATAGATGTAGCTGATGTGGAGAGCTTGCTGGTGCAGTGCATATTGGATAA caCTATTCATGGCCGAATTGATCAAGTCAACCAACTCCTTGAATTGGATCATCAGAAGAGGGGTGGTGCCCGATATACTGCACTAGATAAATGGACCAACCAACTAAATTCTCTCAACCAGGCTGTAGTCAGTAAACTGGCTTAA